The genomic window GAACCGCAAATAATATTAGCCTATGATATTagttagtgcacataaaaatgtatgtaattcatctctgccacgccctgaccatagagagcccttggttctctatggtatagtaggtcagggcgtgactagggggtgttctaggtttattatttctatgttggtgtgcttggtatggttcccaataagaggcagctgtttagcgttgtctctgattggggatcatatttaggcagccatttccccactgtgttttgtgagATCTtggtttgtttttgtgtagttgcctgtgagcactccatagCTTCACGTGTTCGTTTattcattgtttgtttttttagtttaattgaataaacatgtggaacccaggtcatgctgcgctttggtccgagtatgcttccaACGACAattgtgacagaagatcccaccacaacaggaccaagcagcgtgcccaggaggagaaggtatcctgggcttgggaggagaccaaggaggagaagacatcctggacttgggaggaaatcttgGTGTGGAAGCAgacgcaaggagagaagggaggacagcgacgatGCCGGGgttcagtccaggcacggcgtccagtcccgctccatggcgaGAGCGCTCCTTTGCGCCGGtacccagtccaggcacggcgttcagtcccgctccatggccggagccttcctctgcgccggtgcccagtccaggcacggcgtccaacccagctccatggccagagccctcctttgcgctggtgcccagtccaggtatggcatccaacccagctccatggccagagccctcctttgcaccggtgcccagtccaggcacggtgttcagcccggcgccatggccggatccggggtctgggtgggggctacgacctgcaccggagccgccaccgacactaatcacccccccccccccaccctccccagttggtttcaggttttgcggccggagtccgcacctttgggagggggggtactgtcactccctgaccatagagagcccttggttctctatggtatagtaggtcagggcgtgactagggggtgttctaggtttattatttctatgttggtgtgcttggtatggttcccaatcagaggcagccgtttagcgttgtctctgattggggatcatatttaggcagccatttccccactgtgttttgtgggatcttgttttgtttttgtgtagttgcctgtgagcactccatagCTTCACGTGTTTGTTTATTCTTTGTTTTTTTGAGAGTTTCATTTAATAAACATGTGGATCCCAGATCACGCTACGCTttggtccgagtatgcttccaACGACGACCGTGACAATCTCTACTGAACCAAAAACAATTCTGGAAATTCTGATTCCTATTTTCACAGTAAAATATAGCAACTATAGTTTAATTGTCAACCCAAAAGTGAGTTGGGGGAGTGAGCAGTGATGTGGGCTGGTGTGGAGAAAATGCCAGGGCCAAATTATTGCCCAAGTCCGCCCCTGGACTCAGCTGTCTGTCCACCACGTGGTTTAGCCCAAAACCTTGACGTTGTTCCAGCATAACCGTCACCTGGCATTTAAATCTAGGCATGTTGTCATCATTTCATTACATACAACCTCATGGTGTTCTATAGTGTCTGGTGGGACAAATGCAGGACATACAAACCCCatgtaaagattttttttttaaactaatatAAAAGTTCCAATCTGATTACTTTTTATTCTCTGGAGAAAGCCATCGATCACCCAAACTATTAAGCCTTTTATAATACAGCCCATCTACTGTATCAATTCTGCTATGGAGCCATTCTGGAATTTTGATATTAAAGGCCCCAGTGTAATCAAattgtcctgtgttttatatatactgtatttccacactatgagcttgaataatactgtgaaattgtgacaattatgataatgccattttagtgcaaaggctgtttgaaaagactgcctgaaatgtctgcctgttttggtgagaTGGAGCTTTGGCCTGCCTGATGACATCACCagatggtaaattagttaatagacagATAAGAAGTAGATTTCTGAACCTTTCTGCCGATAACAGAtagttttcagtttttccctccccactcagaccactcccagactgtCCTAGCAAAACTCTTGCTTGAGAAATGTCTCTTTgttaaaaagtatatatatatatattttatttttttattgaacaatCAGAGTAAGGCACTTAATTGTTACTCAGAAATGATTTTATGTTGAGAGAAAAAAACAGGTGCATTGGacctttattttttacttatcaattttttacttaacacttatttttcttaaaactgcattgtaagtaagcgtttcactgtaaggttgtattcggttcatgtgacaaatacaatttgatttgataaaagaCACAGTTTGTTATCTCATAATTCCTGCAGTTGTTAACATTGTTACTACCAGGCTAAATAACAATCTAATTAACAATCTAAGGATCTGCTTGTTCTGTCTTAGCCGGAAATTCTCAGAAAGTTGCTATTATGATGTGTTGGCTGAACTCAGACTATCTTGCTGGTAGAATCAATCAGCTTTAAAGGACAATATAGAATGACaaacattgatgaaaataaaGAATTTAATGAATTTCCATCTAATAACCTCATGTATATGATGTATTGTAGAGGTAGACTGCAAAGCAGCATATAGGCCTTCATCTTGTAAAACTCTGCTTATAAAACCTATAGTACTGACATATCACAAATTCCAATCAAGGCATGATGAATCTCCAAACAGGAAACGTTTATTTCCCCAAAATATAGCCTACCGAGTCTCACAATAATATGGTGTACGTCACATAGGGGTAGGCTAACAAACGGTAGCTTGGGATAAGAGAGGGTTAATGCTGCGTTCAGCAACTAGTCAGAACTAGGAAACTCGGCAATATCCGACTTGCTAAATGGTTGAACGCAGTACGCGTGTAacttcaaccagttagcaagtctgaCATTTCCGAGTTTCTTAGTTCCTGACTAGGACATGAACGTAAAACAATAGTCTGAGGGAGGCGGTGGGGTTCATTGAGCAGCTTTTACGCAAGATCAAGGCTTGTCAATTTAATGATGCAGTGATTGGTCGATAGCAAATGACGTTACGGGAGAGGGGGCAAAAAAAATCATCATAGGAGCCAATAAAATTGGTCTATTTTCAGAAGGGTGTGGTTTCATAGATTTCTATAACACGAGGCACTTCTTTACCGGCGTTTTAGTATTAACACGCCTAGGGAATTgatccatttttgctgtactatttatttatttattgaggaGTTGCTTTATCTTAAATTTAAACATGCTTGGCCTGTGCCTTTATGTGCCTGTTCCGAATTCGGATGCTATTGAATTCGAGTATTATGAGTCCAATGGACTACCATCGGAGCTGAAATCGCTCTTCAAATTGAGTGTGTTTCTACCGTCCCAAGAATGTTCAATTTATCGGAAATGGCGAAAGGTAAGACTTTCACTCTGTTCTTTTACATATGTATTTAATTTGACTTTTCCTCAACTACAAGTTTTATTAACAATTCTATCGTACTTTCCTGTAAATACAACCCCCCTCCTTCCTGTAGTCAGGGTTTGTCTAAATCTCACCTACTGCATAGTGTTGCATGTAATCCACACCAGACCATAATGTTTAAAAGTTTCAGCAGGAATTGAATGCAACAATGATTCAGACCCATGGAAATCAAGATAGAACGCATAATTTCATATAACATCATGTAGACGGGCTTTATTAAAAACTAAGCCCCTACTCAAGGAGTTCCCCGATGGATAAATGTGGCCCCTGATATTCATTAATATATTTGAAAAATGAATTGCTTTTGCATCATCAGTCTTAGAATTCTTTGAATGACTCTACAGTTTGTTTTTATAATTTATAATCTCACACTGAAGGCATAGACAATGTATTATTGTTCTCTACATTGATGGTGCATTGGGCTTGCACATTCAAACTATTGGCCTGCAGctgcttttagttttagtttAAATGTGCCTCTTATTAGTCTAATTGCATATCAGTGACCCTAAGCACTAAACCAGCAGATTCAGGGTTGTCAATTAGGCACATTAAGAAATCACTGGAACTGTTAAATTactatttattttatctttatttaactaggcaagtcacttatgaacattcttattttcaatgacggcctaggaacagtgggttaactgccttgttcagggacagaacaacagatttttaccttgtcagcttggggatttgatcttgcaacctttcggttactagtccaacgctctaaccactaggcaacctgccgccccATGCATGCAAGACTAGAGTTTCTTGACCCTCAAGACTGCGTGACCCATAGAGGCAAGACATGATGTTCTTGGCAGAGGTTGACATCGTGATTCGAGCCCTCGTGTCTTCAGGCATGGTATTAGTGTCGTGGACATGTATCTATATCCTTAATGACAAGTTGACCTGCCAACTTGTGCTAAGCCCGTCGACCTATCTGGTCTAAAATAGACTGAGGCATCAGCAGTTGAGTTGCTGGCCTGGTGTTGATATTTGCTCTACTGTCTTGAACTACAGGCAtctaccaaaataaaggaaaccccgacatagtgtcttaatagggcgctgggccaccacaagccgccagaacagcttcaatgcaaaAATGGCATAGAAGGGTCTGTAACTCTATTGGAGAGTTGTTGATTGTGGTGGAAAACcctgtctcaggcaccgctccagaatctcccatgaatgttcaattgggttgagatctggtgactgacacgCACATCCTTTAacccccctatgctcctttgagaccgctctttcaaagtcactgagatctcttagCCGTGGTGGCCAAAAAATGGGCAACTGagtatttttatacatgacccaaatcatgatgggatgttaacggatgaattaactcaggaaccacacctgtgtggaagctcCTGCTTTCAATGTGCTTTgtgtccctcatttactcaaatgttccctttattttggcagttacctgtgtgACAACGCTCCCATTGAGTGTATTCTTTCTGTCCATGTTACAGGCCTAATGTCACATTTTGAAAGTCAATACGCGTTGTTCTCTCACATGGGACAAAAtggttttaaatgaaggacaGGTTAGCCTAGATTTGAGTCAATGGCTTTCAACATGGAGGCAAAGAACACCAAGGCCCTATCAGAAACATTGTTGAAATGCTTTGTCTTGGCTGGATATTGAGGTGGTGACACCATTGAGAAATGCACTGTTTGACATTATACACACAAGTTACCTTACCCTCCTGTCAGGTGCTTACATACATTTAATTAGTATTGTCCCCCTCCAGATAAGCCCCAGTCTTGGGTTTACTTTTGTTGATTGATTTTCTATTGTCCTCCATGCTGTCTGTTATAAGAAATCTATTTTGTTGataatttagttttttttttgccTCTGCAGAAAGCGGTGAAAAGTGCAGACAATGACCTGGATGGGCAGATGGTCTTTGAGGAGTTTGTTCACTATTTGCAAGATCAGGAGAAAGATCTGAAACTCGTCTTCAAGAACCTGGACAGAAGGAGAGCTGGTATGCTATTATGCACAAATCTGAACTTAGTTTCAGAACATGCCTAAGCTACCGTAAAATACACATTTTTGTTTGGATTCAGGTGGAATTGTGATGAATTGTCTTCCATTGTGATTCAGATAAAATGGATTCTAAGGAGATCATGCAGTCTCTCCAGGACCTTGGTGTTCACATATCCCAGCAGCATGCAGAGAAGGTCCTACAGAGGTAAGATATTAGGATGAAAGTGTTTCCTTATGATTTTGGTCAATGTTGTCTGTATAGCTATTATTACCAGTTTGATTCATATTCTCAGGAGTTTATGGTTTTGTtttcatctgtttttttttaaatagcatgGATAAGAATGGAACAATGACCATCGACTGGAATGAGTGGAGCAACTACCCTCTGCTACAGCCTAAAGAGAACAACATCCCTGAGATCACCCTCTACTGGAAACACTCTACggtgaggagggagggtgtgAAATAGCTATCCACAAAGCAGAGAATTTTATTATATTTAACATGAATTTGCATACACTCTGTATCTACTGACATAAGCCTTTAAAGTTCAATATTGTGAATGGGGATGTTAATCCTATTACATACGGTAGATCAACACCGACTGGACGTGTGTCACCAATTAATCTTATTCATGACTAATTGGTGTAGGACAGGAAAGCTCTGAATACTAGATTATGATTAAAAGATTTACGGGTTGAATTAATTACCCCCTTATATAAAATGTCGATCCAGGTTGAATTATCCCTTATGTAAGATCACGTTTGTAAAGTGGTAGGAGGAGGATAAAGTTATCCCCTGCGTTCTTAGAACCACCTTCACGGGACAGTGTGATCTTGGGCAGCATGTGGGTGGGGTATTGAAATACTGTACGCCTTAATGAGCGAAGCTGCTTCTAAATCTTAGCCTGCTTACCTCCAATGTGCCAAAAGCTACAGAACAGCCTTTACAGGTTGAGCTGGGGCTAAAAATATTCCGAAGTACTCCCTTGGAGATGAGATGACCACCTAACACAAAGGCCAGGCAAAATGTCAAGCAGCATTCACTCGTGAGTCACTTTGGCCTGACTAACATGTGGCAGTAGTATTAATTACACTTACATAACAGGTGCTGCCAATTTCAGATATTCTAAGTTCTTGCATATCATTAAATAGTTTTCCGTTAGTGATTTGGTGCTGGCATGGTAAAGAGGGATAGAGCCTGTACTCTGGTATGGATTTTGCAAAGGCACCTCTCTAGGGACTTAAACCATGTCTGGGGAGTCTCCCTGGCTGATCTAGATGGTCATTGTACAACAAACAGTGTTACAAGGAGGGAACATTCCCCTCAGTCTGTACCCTTATAATATCAGGAGTGCATGTCAAGTCCGAACCACGGCATTAAAGCAGAAGCACCCTTGTGTTTTAACTGGTTTAATGTCCGATTACACAGCAGTGTCCCAGAAATAACAGAACAGGAAACGTATAGAATCCAACTTGCTTCCGAACTCGGAACATTAAGTCAACTGACCTAAAGCCTCATAACCTGTGACCTATGCTCTAAAGAGATGAGGGCAGAGTCTTCTCTGACGCACATttagctgtcagtactgtttgtcCCTAGTCACCTCTACGTGAATGGTTTGTGTAAACATGAGGCCTTAGAAATCCCACACACTGAAAATGTCAGCTCACCCCTTATAGCTTGACTAAACTACTCGTTGCAGCTGCTCTTGGATAACTAATGTATTTTGGGACAAAATAAATGGGTAATTATACTAATGTTCAATCTGTCTGCTCTCTAGCTGTTTGACGTAGGCGACAATCTGATGGTGCCTGATGACTTCACAACAGAGGAGAAACTGACAGGGATGTGGTGGAGGCATCTGGTAGCAGGCGGAGGTGCAGGAGCAGTGTCCCGAACGTTCACCGCCCCCTTAGACCGACTCAAAGTACTCATGCAGGTAAGAAGCCCTTGATCTACTGTCTTAGATACCACCACAGCCCTGTATTCCAAACAACACTTGAAGTCCTAGGAATGGTACACCTTGCCCTCAATTACCTATTCATTGTTGTGTGAAAGTGGGCATCTTGCATAACTTATAGGCAAATAACAGAACTGTTGCAAGAGCGATTACCTAAGAGTCATACATGGGTTAATAAGTACGTAAATGTGCCAAATCATGGGGTCAAGAGTCCTAAGGGCTGTTTGTTCCCCCCTGGCTCATCCAGCCGACCAATGACTGTGGCTGAGAGCCAGCACACCTTCTCTGTTGAGATGTGATTGGCTGCAGCGGCAGATAAGTCAGGAGTGAGTAGATAGGATTTTACGTGATAGCAAAGTGTGGACTCCCGATTGACGTCAGTGGGTCTGTTTGAACAAGTCATCTGTGGGTTGGTGCAACTGAGCCCAGTACActttgacttgttccacattgtACTCACATTCTCAGAGCTAATGCCTCATTACTTAAGTAACTGAATAAATGTTTTGAGAAGGGCCCGATTCAGAGTTGTAATAAGCTTGCACAACGGAAACGTTCGTCTAAATCATTAATTGACGTCAATGGGAGACTTGGCTGAACATTTCAGTTAAGCGCACGGATCAAGTCGGAATAAGGCCCTAATTATCTAATTGGTCACTTGACTTCTGTATGATAAACATTTTATATTCTTGATTTGTCAGGTCCATGGTTCCCGTAGCAACAACATGTGCATCATGAGTGGGCTCACCCAGATGATCAAAGAAGGTGGGATGAGGTCGCTGTGGAGAGGGAACGGAATCAACATTATCAAAATCGCCCCTGAATCCGCCATCAAGTTCATGGCCTATGAGCAGGTACTACATGCAGTGCAACACTTACTCCTATATCATTTTTCTTAATTTAGAGAAAGTTTGGACTCGTATACCGTTTATTGTAACTGCATCTAAATTCTGTATGTGACGACCAAGTTTATGTTCTAACAGTGTCTGTCCTGTCTTATCTCCTCCCCTCACTCTTCTTTCAACGGACACTCTGGTGTAGATCAAGCGTTTGATTGGCAGTGATAAGGAGACACTTGGCATCCTGGAGCGTTTTGtagctggctctatggctggAGTCATCGCTCAGAGCACCATCTACCCCATGGAGGTGAGCAGCCGTCTGTCATCACCCTCTAGCATTACGATTAGATCTGGGACGATTACATCTGTGATTGTTATCAGGATGAGGACAAACACTTATGATTTTCAAGTTCGTAATGCCAATGTTTTCGTTTCGATTACATGCCACCTGCTagattttcagttttttatttctgCTCATCAGGTTCTGAAAACACGGCTTGCCCTGCGAAAGACTGGTCAGTACTCTGGTATCTCTGACTGTGCAAAGAGCATCTTCAGGAGAGAGGGACTAGGTGCCTTTTACAAGGGCTTCATCCCCAACATGATGGGCATCATCCCCTACGCTGGAATGGACCTGGCTGTGTATGAGGTAAGAGACCCAGAGAAGGCTTTACAGATCTCTAGTTACATGTTTTCACTGCATTGGAGGCTCCATTTGGAGTAGTCTCTGAATATGTTCCTTTTTCCACAGACATTGAAGAACTCTTGGTTAGAGAAGTATGGCACCAACAGTACTGACCCGGGAGTGTTAGTTCTGCTTGGATGTGGCACAGTCTCCAGCACCTGTGGTCAGCTGGCCAGCTACCCCCTGGCCCTTGTCAGGACCCGCATGCAGGCACAAGGTGAGACCTTCAACAATGCACACCTAATTTACACTGCTTATTGgaatatatttattattttccTCATTTTTAATTTAGATGAGGTTATAAATAACTACAAGTTTTGCTGTTCCTTGGCTCTAATGCTGACTGTCAATTATCTCCTATAGCCATGCTGGAGGGCAGCCCACAGATGACAATGTCAGGGCTCTTCAAACAGATCATCCAGACGGAAGGAGCCACTGGCCTCTACAGGGGCCTGGCCCCTAACTTCCTGAAGGTCATTCCAGCTGTCAGCATCAGCTATGTGGTGTACGAGAACCTGAAGACGTCGCTGGGAGTTAAGTCGCGATGAGGTGACTCACAACATCTGAATGAATCATCAACCCCTCAGTTGAGGCTAAGGAATCTGAGACTCTTGGTACTTCAGGTTTATGGCGCCATCTCATTCTGTGAATGCCAGAAGACGGAGGAGAACAAGGGATAACAGAATGAAATGGTATCAACTCTGTGAGCTGAAACTGAGGGAAGGGGCAGCTTCTCTCAATATTGCTATTGCTGCTattatttaattgtttatttagaAGCTCAATTGTTGAGTTATGACCAGAATTCTATAATGAATGTTGGTTAATAAATGTCTACCTGAGTGAGTAACTCCATAATTGGGGACCAATTCTTGTTCTTGTTGCCAGTTTGTGGTATAGTGCCTCTGAAAATGTTCCTGTTTCTATGGCTTAACTCAGTAAATCAGGTTATGCAGCAGTTCAAACTACTTCAGTTATGCCCAATCTAACATGATGTATTGAGACATTTTCCTTAGCGTTAACAGGTTTTCTGAGTAGTTATTGGTTCTTTCCCCACACCTGCTTTTGTCTTTGCCTGATATGAacatttatattatttattgtttCCCTTCCCTGTATGTAGGCAATTGGACAAAAGCGCATGTGGTGAATATTTTCCCTTCTCAATCGTTACAGATGAACAATTTATTCGCACTGCCTTTTCTGACTGAGTGATGCTGTATTTCTGATTGAGGGAAGTATTTATTGATGTCCATATCGATCTAATATTTGTCTTTTTGTCTGAAGATGACAGCATTACGTTTTTGTTCAGAACAAGGCAGTAACCGGCTTTATGCTCATACGTTTGCTTTGTTATGGAAAACTAACTGGAGAGCCATATTTACAATTATGTATTAAGAAGTGGGTATGTTTGCAAAAAAAGATCACATGAGCGTTAAATTATTGCTTGAGTCAAGTTTGCCTATATTTGTCctctatatatattttaatagtTTGTTAGTTTACATTGGTTGTTTTATTATTGAAATGAATGAATTGCTTCTGTTTTGGTTGTCAGGTCACTTAATCAATGTCTTTGTACCTAAAACCAAAACTTGATTTTAGAGGATTGAGTAACACTAATGCACTTTAATGCTGGAGACACATTTGAAGGTTTTGCATTAACTTTAGATACAAAGTTGGAAACCACTTAAACTTTGGTTAAACCTTTTTTTTAATGGACCATTTGGTACAATGTTCTTTGAGCAAATAAATTAAAAGGATATGTAATTCACGACTTGGAAGTATTTCTTGACTCCTTGAGTGTGTCCCTTCACTTGGACGTGGCTGTTCAATAAGGATATTTAAAAGATtcagtgttttaaaaaaaagtattaaccTTGAGTTTCTGTGTGAACATGCATTGTATTGGCCTATAGTTATTGACTTAtcaagaaaagggtgccattgCAAGGCATAGTTACCGGGGTAGCTGAAAATGGACCACCTGAAGGGGGAGATTCCTGATGTTTGGTACTGTGGCGAAACAAGATTCATTGTCTGTtctgagttttgatgttgagtctttgcctgACTAAAGTGATAGGATATTTCAGTTATTCCAAAAGAGCTTGCGCCGAATCCATTATTTTACAGGTGTTGAGTTTATGGGCATGTGACGCAAGGGATTGACAGCCATCAACATCATAAAACACTGTACAAATAAAGTGCTGTTTCCTATTTAATCACATAATGCttaactgggaccactggctgggGGTGATTTATTTGAActaaacacaacgcaaggagagcacattaacatctgctacaCTGGTGCCGAGACTCGTCTTGTCTTCGCTGGATGTCGCGTGGAGGGATCCGCGAGCCGGCTTCAAGAAGTACGGTGGTTGCTGATGCACACTGGAGGTCTAGCGTGTACACAGCTGTTTGAGGGTGTTTCTTTTTATACTTTTGTGTCGATTCTTGGTCTTGTTAGAGACGGGTGCAACTACCATTTCACTTTTATTTTGAGTGCATTATTTTGTGTTGATATTGATTGTGATTTTTATTTCCATCAAAAACAGAGTTTTGGTTTTGGGAGAGATAGGGGAGTTCTCATGTTTAACCCTTCACTGTCAGTGGGTAGAGAGGGCAGCTATTTCTCCACTTCCACACCTCTGGCCAGGTCAACTGCACAGGCAAGTGTGCACCTTCCACATGATTTAGAGCTATCTCAACTCCGTGCATTCAAGCTAATTGACCTAGTCCTAGAAATGGGGATGTGTCTATGGATTTCTTTGCAGGCATTGTTAAGCAGATAGGTCACTCCATAGGTGAAAATATTACCTCTTATTGGGAATCAAAGGCTATGGGAGATGGGGTGGGACTTCAGAAGGATGATAATGTTGGTGGTACCAAGGTTTGGGCCAGCTCTACCCTAAATGTTGTGGTGAAAAATTGTCAGGGAGCCAGTGTGTTTCAGGGGGGATGGTTCAGAGAAATGCACAGTACATGAGTGGGAGGAGATCACGTTAGTGTACATGCAGATGAAGGGCTATGTTGGGCAGGAGAGGTCAGATTAAGTTTTGTGCAAGTTGACAGGGCGGGCACGGGATGTGGTAAGAGTAATCCTACACAGTAACCCAGTTGACTTAAGCCAGGGCCCTAGACCGGTTTTTGACATTCTGAAGCATCACTTTAGCAACACAACTCTGACATGCCCCCAGCTCATGTTTATTCTACGTTGCCAATGGAAGTGAAGACTGCATTTGACTACTGGATTAGACTGAACAGGGCAGAGAGGTGGCAGAGGACTGTTTGAAGAGGCAGAAAAAGGAGCTAGACAATCCATCACGTGTTCTGACTGTCATGTTCATCAAGCACTGTCTGAACCCAGAGCTGTCATTGATATTCATGTGCAAACCATTGCATGAGTGGACGGTTGCGGAGGTCCATGGCAGGCTGGAAGAGTACCAGAGGAAGTGCAAGGCTCCATGTCCCCTGCACCTGCCCCCACTGGTCACCACACTGACGCAGGAAGTAAGTTGGCCAGTGTTGGCTGTTGCAAACTGTCCGAAGCCCTTGCCGCAGCCCACAAATGGCTCATCCAAGGCATTGGATTGTTTGATTGCCGTGCTTGAACGGgttttggagca from Salmo trutta chromosome 9, fSalTru1.1, whole genome shotgun sequence includes these protein-coding regions:
- the slc25a25a gene encoding calcium-binding mitochondrial carrier protein SCaMC-2-A, producing MLGLCLYVPVPNSDAIEFEYYESNGLPSELKSLFKLSVFLPSQECSIYRKWRKKAVKSADNDLDGQMVFEEFVHYLQDQEKDLKLVFKNLDRRRADKMDSKEIMQSLQDLGVHISQQHAEKVLQSMDKNGTMTIDWNEWSNYPLLQPKENNIPEITLYWKHSTLFDVGDNLMVPDDFTTEEKLTGMWWRHLVAGGGAGAVSRTFTAPLDRLKVLMQVHGSRSNNMCIMSGLTQMIKEGGMRSLWRGNGINIIKIAPESAIKFMAYEQIKRLIGSDKETLGILERFVAGSMAGVIAQSTIYPMEVLKTRLALRKTGQYSGISDCAKSIFRREGLGAFYKGFIPNMMGIIPYAGMDLAVYETLKNSWLEKYGTNSTDPGVLVLLGCGTVSSTCGQLASYPLALVRTRMQAQAMLEGSPQMTMSGLFKQIIQTEGATGLYRGLAPNFLKVIPAVSISYVVYENLKTSLGVKSR